In one Pseudomonas sp. MM211 genomic region, the following are encoded:
- a CDS encoding malto-oligosyltrehalose synthase, with product MTDLRASVRLQFHKGFTLEDAVPLVDYFARLGISHIYASPLLTARPGSMHGYDVVDPTRINPELGGEAALQRLVTALRAKGMGLILDIVSNHMAVGGDANPWWLDVLEWGISSPHAKFFDIHWQSHDPLLRGQLLVPFLRSDYGEVLAAGEIELHFDAERGLIYAKHYDHRFPLNPPTYGDVLQHSGHAELQALGKRFAALDDSQDGQRQARTLFRELVALASKADGAIDRAIASLRPSEEQGFEPLHQLLERQHYRLASWRTAADDINWRRFFDINELGGLKVERHEVFEATHAKIFEMIEKGLVDGLRIDHVDGLANPRAYCRKLRRRVERLLPQRPAELRGSRFPIYVEKILGEGEQLPRDWGVDGTTGYEFMNQVSLLQHDPQGEDVLAQLWSETSGRGADFMEEVRQARQLVLTTSLAGDLEALAQGLLLIARDDIATRDLTLGAIRRALLELIVHFPVYRTYVSAAGRSASDQPVFDQALEGARSTLAEADWPLLGHLDNWLGGQVLSELPPSPQRKLWTKMIERFQQLTSPAAAKAVEDTACYRSAVLLSRNDVGFDPQQFSAPLEAFHDGCQERARHFPANLLTTATHDHKRGEDTRARLAVLSERAEWFAERCGHWRELATPLRKELDDGTAPSPGDELMLLQILLACWPLDLQADDSQGLQALAERVTAWQEKAVREAKLRSTWSNPNGDYESACRDYLQKLLGSGQGSQLREEIRAAAVRIAPAGALNSLAQSLLRMSVPGVPDLYQGCEFWDFSLVDPDNRRPVDFAARQQALDSNASLAEALPHWHDGQVKQALIAATLSARKQHQRLFAEGDYQPLTITGRHASKVLAFLRSHGDTHALVIVPRLATSLLGDSQTPLIAHDQWGDTRIALPPALSDKALHSAFSSADLLPSDGHIAVRDVLRDVPVNLLIVPTHSQESHP from the coding sequence ATGACTGATTTGCGCGCCAGCGTTCGCCTGCAGTTCCACAAGGGCTTCACCCTCGAAGACGCAGTGCCCCTGGTCGATTATTTCGCGCGCCTGGGCATCAGCCACATCTATGCCTCGCCTCTGCTAACTGCGCGGCCAGGTTCGATGCACGGCTATGACGTGGTCGACCCGACCCGCATCAACCCGGAGCTCGGTGGCGAAGCAGCCCTGCAACGCTTGGTGACTGCTCTGCGCGCCAAGGGCATGGGCCTGATCCTCGACATCGTGTCCAACCACATGGCCGTGGGCGGCGACGCCAACCCCTGGTGGCTGGACGTTCTGGAATGGGGCATCAGCAGCCCCCACGCCAAGTTCTTCGACATCCACTGGCAGTCCCACGACCCGCTGCTGCGCGGTCAACTGCTGGTGCCCTTCCTGCGCAGCGACTATGGCGAAGTCCTGGCTGCCGGCGAGATCGAGCTGCACTTCGATGCCGAACGCGGCCTGATCTACGCCAAGCACTACGATCACCGCTTTCCGCTCAACCCGCCGACCTATGGCGACGTGCTGCAACACAGCGGGCATGCCGAACTGCAGGCACTGGGCAAGCGCTTCGCAGCGCTGGATGACAGCCAGGACGGCCAACGCCAGGCGCGCACCCTGTTCCGCGAGTTGGTTGCCCTGGCCAGCAAAGCAGATGGCGCAATCGATCGCGCCATCGCCAGCCTGCGCCCAAGCGAAGAACAGGGTTTCGAGCCGCTGCACCAACTGCTCGAGCGCCAGCACTATCGCCTGGCCAGCTGGCGCACCGCGGCGGACGACATCAACTGGCGGCGCTTCTTCGACATCAACGAGCTGGGCGGCCTCAAGGTCGAACGCCACGAAGTATTCGAAGCGACCCACGCGAAGATCTTCGAGATGATCGAGAAGGGTCTGGTAGACGGCCTGCGTATCGACCACGTCGATGGCCTGGCCAACCCGCGCGCTTACTGCCGCAAGCTGCGCCGTCGCGTCGAGCGGCTGCTGCCGCAGCGCCCCGCCGAACTGCGTGGCAGTCGCTTCCCGATCTACGTCGAGAAGATTCTCGGCGAGGGCGAACAACTGCCTCGCGACTGGGGTGTCGATGGCACCACCGGCTACGAATTCATGAACCAGGTTTCCCTGCTGCAGCACGATCCTCAGGGCGAGGACGTGCTGGCCCAGCTGTGGAGCGAGACCAGCGGCCGTGGCGCCGACTTCATGGAGGAAGTGCGTCAGGCCCGCCAACTGGTGCTGACCACCTCCCTGGCCGGCGATCTCGAGGCGCTGGCACAAGGTCTGCTGCTGATCGCCAGGGACGATATCGCTACCCGCGACCTGACCCTGGGCGCCATCCGCCGGGCCCTGCTGGAACTGATCGTGCACTTCCCGGTGTACCGCACCTACGTTTCCGCTGCAGGGCGCAGTGCCAGCGACCAGCCGGTGTTCGACCAGGCCCTGGAAGGCGCGCGCAGCACCCTGGCCGAAGCCGACTGGCCGCTGCTCGGCCACCTCGACAACTGGCTGGGCGGTCAGGTGCTTTCCGAGCTGCCACCGAGCCCGCAGCGCAAGCTCTGGACGAAGATGATCGAGCGCTTCCAGCAGCTCACCTCCCCGGCCGCCGCCAAGGCGGTGGAAGACACGGCTTGCTACCGCAGCGCCGTGCTGCTGTCGCGCAATGATGTGGGTTTCGACCCGCAGCAGTTCAGCGCGCCGCTGGAAGCTTTCCATGACGGTTGCCAGGAACGCGCCCGGCACTTTCCGGCCAACCTGCTGACCACCGCGACCCATGACCACAAGCGCGGCGAAGACACCCGCGCCCGGCTGGCGGTGCTCAGCGAACGCGCCGAATGGTTCGCCGAACGCTGCGGACACTGGCGCGAGCTGGCTACACCGCTGCGCAAGGAGCTCGATGACGGCACCGCGCCGTCGCCAGGTGATGAGCTGATGCTCCTGCAGATTCTCCTGGCCTGCTGGCCGCTGGATCTGCAGGCGGATGACTCCCAAGGCCTGCAGGCCCTCGCCGAGCGGGTCACCGCCTGGCAGGAAAAGGCCGTTCGTGAGGCCAAGCTACGCAGTACCTGGAGCAACCCGAACGGCGACTACGAAAGTGCCTGCCGGGACTATCTGCAGAAGCTACTGGGCAGCGGGCAAGGCAGCCAGCTGCGTGAAGAGATTCGCGCCGCCGCCGTGCGTATCGCGCCGGCTGGTGCGCTCAACAGCCTGGCCCAGAGCCTGCTGCGCATGAGTGTGCCGGGCGTGCCCGATCTGTATCAGGGCTGCGAGTTCTGGGACTTCTCTCTGGTCGATCCGGACAACCGCCGCCCGGTGGATTTCGCCGCTCGCCAGCAGGCACTGGACAGTAACGCGTCGCTTGCCGAGGCGCTGCCGCACTGGCACGACGGCCAGGTCAAGCAGGCGCTGATCGCCGCGACCCTGAGCGCCCGCAAACAACATCAGCGACTGTTCGCCGAAGGCGATTATCAGCCGCTCACGATAACGGGTCGCCATGCCAGCAAGGTGCTCGCCTTCCTGCGCAGCCATGGCGACACCCACGCATTGGTGATCGTGCCGCGCCTGGCCACATCGCTACTGGGCGACAGCCAGACCCCGCTGATTGCCCATGACCAATGGGGCGACACTCGTATCGCCCTGCCACCGGCCCTGTCCGACAAGGCTTTGCACAGCGCCTTCTCCTCTGCCGATCTGTTACCGAGTGACGGCCATATCGCGGTACGCGACGTACTGCGCGATGTCCCCGTCAATCTGCTGATTGTCCCGACCCATTCTCAGGAGTCACACCCATGA
- the glgA gene encoding glycogen synthase GlgA, giving the protein MGNAVVATRFDQALSVETPLKPQSKITNLHAAKKKVLFVSSELADLIKVGGLGDVSASLPRAMSTNHDVRVLIPGYRQVMESGHAIRDVGSVPGHAALPPARVGCMTLPDGLIVYVLICPELYDRDGTPYADAQGRDWQDNHIRFARLGLAAAEIAAGTACLSWCPEVVHANDWPAALTPAYMTWRGQNTPTVFTIHNLAYQGLCSLECSPELGLPSSACGHQGMEFYGRLSFLKAGLVYSDHVTTVSENYAREITTQEFGCGLEGMLQFKVQLNQLSGIPNGIDESWDSLNDPHLVQGFEAHDWESKRVNTRHVEKMFGLEQSDGPLFAVVSRLVQQKGIDLTLEIADTIVAEGGRIAIIGRGEEHLEEAVRELARRHPGRVGANVGFNEADARCMFAGSDFLLMPSRFEPCGLSQMYAQRFASLPIARATGGLADTIEDGVSGFLFNETSSASYLEAVRRAMAVHRNSELLNAMRARAMASPLYWTQSVEPYAALYRKLLAAKMSGGKLA; this is encoded by the coding sequence ATGGGAAACGCTGTCGTGGCAACACGGTTTGATCAGGCATTATCGGTAGAAACGCCACTCAAGCCGCAGAGCAAAATCACCAATTTGCATGCAGCAAAGAAGAAAGTCCTCTTTGTAAGTTCCGAGCTCGCCGACCTGATCAAGGTCGGGGGTCTGGGTGACGTGTCAGCCTCGCTGCCACGCGCCATGAGCACCAATCATGACGTTCGCGTATTGATCCCCGGCTACCGCCAGGTGATGGAAAGTGGTCATGCCATTCGAGACGTCGGCAGCGTTCCCGGCCATGCCGCCCTGCCCCCGGCCCGCGTAGGCTGCATGACCCTGCCCGACGGCCTGATCGTCTATGTGCTGATATGCCCCGAACTCTACGACCGTGACGGCACCCCCTACGCCGACGCTCAAGGCCGTGACTGGCAGGACAACCACATCCGTTTCGCTCGCTTGGGCCTGGCTGCTGCGGAAATCGCAGCGGGTACTGCCTGCCTGAGCTGGTGCCCGGAGGTGGTTCACGCCAACGACTGGCCCGCTGCACTGACGCCGGCCTACATGACCTGGCGCGGGCAGAACACACCCACCGTGTTCACCATTCACAACCTTGCCTATCAGGGCCTGTGCAGCCTGGAGTGCAGCCCGGAACTGGGCCTGCCCTCCTCGGCATGCGGCCATCAGGGCATGGAGTTCTACGGCAGGCTGTCGTTCCTCAAGGCAGGCCTGGTGTACTCCGATCACGTGACCACCGTGAGCGAAAACTACGCTCGCGAGATCACCACCCAGGAATTCGGCTGCGGCCTGGAAGGCATGCTGCAGTTCAAGGTGCAGCTCAACCAGTTGAGCGGTATCCCCAACGGCATCGACGAAAGCTGGGATTCGTTGAACGACCCGCATCTGGTGCAGGGCTTCGAAGCCCACGACTGGGAAAGCAAACGGGTCAACACCCGCCACGTCGAGAAGATGTTCGGCCTGGAGCAGAGCGATGGCCCGCTGTTCGCCGTGGTGTCGCGCCTGGTGCAGCAGAAAGGTATCGACCTGACCCTGGAAATCGCCGACACCATCGTTGCCGAAGGTGGCCGTATCGCCATCATCGGTCGTGGTGAAGAGCATCTGGAAGAAGCGGTGCGCGAACTCGCTCGCCGTCATCCGGGCCGGGTCGGCGCCAACGTTGGCTTCAATGAAGCGGACGCGCGCTGCATGTTCGCAGGCAGCGATTTCCTGCTCATGCCGTCGCGCTTCGAGCCGTGCGGCCTCAGCCAGATGTATGCCCAGCGCTTCGCCTCGCTGCCGATTGCTCGTGCCACCGGCGGCCTGGCCGACACCATCGAAGATGGCGTTAGCGGCTTCCTGTTCAACGAAACCAGCAGCGCAAGCTATCTGGAAGCGGTACGCCGGGCCATGGCCGTGCACCGCAACTCGGAACTGCTCAACGCCATGCGCGCCCGCGCCATGGCATCACCGCTGTACTGGACGCAGTCGGTGGAGCCCTATGCGGCGCTGTACCGCAAGCTGCTGGCCGCGAAGATGTCGGGTGGGAAATTGGCGTGA
- the malQ gene encoding 4-alpha-glucanotransferase: protein MSDARLAELSHAAGLSVDWIDADGRQQSVTPENQRRLLEALGYAVQDSEQIEASLAELQQRQDSLALGPLVTLDQQETLDLTRYFPPGTPYEIELEQGERLEGRLDDSCRLPVIGITGYHQLRIADGAVTLAVAPPACPSVAQLAGRENAKIWGLSAQLYSLRRPNDGGLGDTQALESLVRGAAKRGADAVAISPMHAMFSANLHTYSPYSPSSRLFFNVLHAAPGSILGEDALQQAIRDCDLGEELARLESLQLIDWPGVAGSRMRILRQLHANFSASAHPLRDDFEDFRREAGDALRQHCRFEALRGFMDLNGLPVDWRVWPEQYRDPANEAVEQFCEGHQEEIEFHAFAQWLIARCLDRAQDSAREAGMAVGLIADLAVGADAAGSQAWARQAELLQAVSVGAPPDILNRSGQNWGVSAFSPSGLQRNGFRAYIEMLRANLAHAGGMRIDHVMSMRRLWVIPEGADSGAGAYLNYPSKDLLRLLCLEAERHGALIIGEDLGTVPDGLREELAQRNILGMRVLLFEQSNGRFNAPAHWPRDALATTTTHDLPSIRGWLASRDIHWRQAAGHRSDDYTRQDHDLRAHETQALHQALHEHGHATADHMDDTQQLDASIAFIGSTPAPLVLLPLEDAMAATEQPNLPGPGEEHPNWRRRWSEDADGMLDDAAVSHRLQRLQWARNLVEGTRHD, encoded by the coding sequence ATGAGCGATGCACGCCTTGCCGAACTGAGCCATGCCGCGGGCCTGAGCGTCGACTGGATCGATGCCGATGGTCGCCAGCAATCGGTTACCCCGGAAAACCAGCGACGCCTGCTCGAAGCACTGGGTTATGCGGTGCAGGACAGCGAGCAGATCGAGGCCAGCCTTGCCGAACTGCAACAGCGTCAGGACAGCCTGGCGCTTGGGCCGCTGGTGACGCTGGATCAGCAGGAAACGCTAGATCTGACCCGCTACTTTCCGCCTGGCACTCCCTACGAAATTGAGCTGGAACAGGGCGAGCGTCTGGAAGGCCGTCTGGATGACAGCTGCCGGCTACCAGTCATCGGCATCACCGGTTATCACCAACTGCGCATCGCCGACGGTGCCGTGACCCTGGCGGTCGCACCTCCAGCCTGCCCAAGCGTGGCTCAGTTGGCCGGCCGCGAGAACGCCAAGATATGGGGGCTGAGTGCCCAGTTGTACTCGCTGCGGCGCCCCAACGATGGTGGCCTGGGCGACACCCAGGCACTCGAGTCCCTGGTTCGCGGTGCAGCCAAGCGTGGCGCCGATGCGGTGGCGATCAGCCCGATGCATGCCATGTTCAGCGCCAATCTACACACCTACAGCCCCTACTCGCCCTCCAGCCGCCTGTTCTTCAACGTGCTGCATGCGGCGCCGGGCAGCATTCTTGGCGAAGACGCGCTGCAGCAGGCGATTCGTGATTGTGATCTTGGCGAAGAACTGGCGCGCCTGGAAAGCCTCCAGCTGATCGACTGGCCGGGCGTGGCTGGCAGCCGGATGCGCATCCTGCGTCAGTTGCACGCCAACTTCAGCGCCAGCGCTCACCCACTGCGCGACGACTTCGAGGACTTTCGTCGCGAAGCCGGCGACGCCCTGCGTCAGCACTGCCGCTTCGAAGCATTGCGCGGTTTCATGGATCTCAACGGGCTACCGGTGGACTGGCGCGTATGGCCCGAGCAGTACCGTGACCCTGCCAACGAAGCCGTCGAGCAGTTCTGCGAGGGCCATCAGGAAGAAATCGAATTCCACGCCTTCGCCCAATGGCTGATCGCCCGTTGCCTCGACCGTGCCCAAGACAGCGCCCGTGAGGCTGGCATGGCGGTCGGCCTGATCGCCGACCTGGCAGTGGGTGCAGATGCCGCTGGCAGCCAGGCCTGGGCTCGCCAGGCCGAACTGCTGCAGGCAGTGAGCGTCGGCGCGCCGCCGGACATCCTCAACCGCTCGGGGCAGAACTGGGGCGTTTCCGCGTTCTCACCCAGCGGCCTGCAACGCAACGGCTTCCGCGCTTACATCGAAATGCTGCGTGCCAATCTGGCCCATGCCGGCGGCATGCGCATCGACCACGTGATGAGCATGCGCCGCCTGTGGGTGATCCCCGAAGGGGCGGATTCCGGTGCCGGTGCCTACCTCAATTATCCGTCCAAGGATCTGCTGCGCCTGCTGTGCCTCGAAGCCGAGCGCCACGGTGCGCTGATCATCGGCGAAGACCTCGGCACCGTGCCCGATGGCCTGCGTGAAGAACTGGCGCAGCGCAACATCCTTGGCATGCGCGTGCTGCTGTTCGAGCAAAGCAATGGTCGCTTCAACGCGCCGGCACACTGGCCGCGGGATGCCCTGGCCACCACCACTACCCACGATTTGCCGAGTATCCGCGGCTGGCTTGCCTCCCGCGACATCCATTGGCGCCAGGCCGCGGGTCACCGCAGCGACGACTACACCAGACAGGATCACGACTTGCGCGCTCACGAAACCCAGGCACTGCATCAGGCCTTGCACGAGCACGGACACGCTACCGCAGACCACATGGACGACACCCAGCAACTGGACGCCAGCATCGCCTTCATCGGCAGCACACCGGCGCCGCTGGTGCTGCTGCCACTTGAAGATGCCATGGCCGCCACCGAGCAGCCCAACCTGCCCGGCCCCGGTGAAGAACACCCGAACTGGCGTCGGCGCTGGTCGGAAGATGCCGACGGCATGCTCGACGATGCGGCGGTCAGTCACCGCCTGCAGCGCCTGCAATGGGCCCGCAATCTGGTCGAGGGCACACGCCATGACTGA
- the treZ gene encoding malto-oligosyltrehalose trehalohydrolase, translating to MVEKFRRHGAWLDEHGHTHFALWAPDAKRVAVELQDHQRHAMTADQDGWFTATLPVGAGSDYRYLIDEDLLVPDPASRWQANDVHGPSRVDAPGQYDWLTANWQGRPWQETVLYELHVGTLGGYKGVQERLQALSELGITAIELMPLGEFPGGRNWGYDGVLPFAPDSSYGTPDELRALIDHAHQLGLMVFVDVVYNHFGPDGNYLGQYASGFFREDVHTPWGPAIDFRRREVRDYFIENALMWVQDYRIDGLRLDAVHAIGERDFLLELAERLHGSIASGRHLHLVLENENNDAELLQRGFVAQWNDDGHNVLHHLLTGEHEGYYADFAEDATHKLARCLREGFIYQGDTTRHGTARGSSSGHLPPSAFVLFLQNHDQVGNRALGERLLSLTDGDALKSATALLLLSPMIPLLFMGEEWGSEQPFQFFTSHNDELGEAVRKGRQNEFREFSRFSGQEIPAPNEASTFQASTPDQQTRETSSGKAWLGFYRELLSLRHQHIVPRLPGSQALESRVLGDAAVAASWQLGDGQTLRIDLNLSDAEVAAGSHAGASTLFAYRADKDSGHLQPRSIRVLLEGAA from the coding sequence ATGGTTGAGAAATTCCGACGACATGGCGCCTGGCTGGACGAACATGGTCACACCCATTTCGCACTCTGGGCGCCAGACGCCAAGCGTGTGGCAGTAGAACTGCAAGACCATCAGCGACACGCAATGACGGCCGACCAAGACGGCTGGTTCACGGCAACGCTACCGGTAGGTGCCGGTAGCGATTACCGCTACCTGATCGACGAAGACCTGCTGGTACCTGACCCCGCGTCGCGCTGGCAGGCCAATGACGTGCACGGCCCGAGCCGAGTGGACGCGCCAGGCCAATACGATTGGCTCACAGCCAACTGGCAGGGCCGCCCCTGGCAGGAGACGGTGCTCTACGAACTGCACGTCGGCACCCTCGGTGGCTATAAAGGCGTGCAAGAAAGGCTGCAGGCACTCAGCGAGCTGGGCATCACCGCCATCGAACTGATGCCGCTGGGCGAGTTCCCAGGTGGTCGCAACTGGGGCTACGACGGGGTTCTGCCCTTCGCCCCGGACTCCTCCTACGGCACTCCCGACGAACTGCGCGCACTGATCGACCATGCGCACCAGCTGGGCCTGATGGTGTTTGTCGATGTGGTCTACAACCACTTCGGCCCGGACGGCAATTACCTCGGGCAGTACGCCAGTGGTTTCTTCCGTGAGGACGTCCACACGCCCTGGGGCCCGGCCATCGACTTCCGCCGCCGCGAAGTGCGCGACTACTTCATCGAAAACGCCCTGATGTGGGTACAGGACTATCGCATTGACGGCCTGCGCCTGGATGCCGTGCATGCCATCGGCGAGCGCGACTTCCTGCTCGAACTGGCCGAGCGTCTGCACGGCTCGATAGCCAGCGGGCGCCATCTGCACCTAGTGCTGGAAAACGAGAACAACGACGCAGAACTGCTGCAGCGTGGCTTCGTCGCCCAATGGAATGACGACGGCCACAACGTATTGCATCACTTGCTCACCGGCGAGCATGAAGGCTATTACGCCGACTTCGCCGAGGACGCCACTCACAAGCTTGCACGCTGTCTGCGCGAGGGCTTCATCTATCAGGGTGATACCACCCGCCACGGCACTGCCCGCGGTAGCAGCAGCGGCCACCTGCCACCCAGCGCCTTCGTGCTGTTTCTGCAGAATCACGATCAGGTCGGCAACCGCGCCCTTGGCGAGCGTCTGCTCAGCCTGACCGATGGTGATGCACTGAAGAGCGCTACTGCCCTGCTGCTGCTCAGCCCGATGATTCCCCTGCTGTTTATGGGTGAGGAATGGGGCAGCGAACAGCCGTTCCAGTTCTTCACCTCGCACAACGACGAGCTGGGCGAAGCGGTACGTAAAGGTCGGCAGAATGAGTTTCGCGAATTCTCCAGGTTCTCCGGCCAGGAAATTCCCGCCCCCAACGAAGCCAGCACCTTCCAGGCTTCCACTCCCGATCAGCAAACCCGCGAGACGTCCTCTGGCAAGGCATGGCTGGGCTTCTACCGTGAACTGCTGAGCCTGCGCCACCAACACATCGTGCCGCGCCTGCCGGGTAGTCAGGCCCTTGAGAGCCGGGTACTGGGCGACGCCGCAGTGGCTGCCAGCTGGCAGTTGGGTGATGGGCAGACTCTGCGCATCGACCTGAACCTGAGCGATGCCGAAGTGGCCGCAGGTTCCCACGCGGGCGCCAGTACGCTGTTCGCCTATCGCGCGGACAAGGATAGCGGCCACCTGCAGCCACGCAGCATTCGGGTTCTACTGGAGGGCGCAGCATGA
- a CDS encoding DUF2934 domain-containing protein: MSAKEERIREFAYQIWESEGKPSGQAKRHWEMATKLADAEQTPAKATTKRVSKPKAATTEPKPAAPIKPRASKTAPAAAEKPAVLKPAKAPAKAKPTTAKPTPKKPKA, from the coding sequence ATGAGCGCAAAAGAAGAACGCATCCGTGAATTCGCCTACCAGATCTGGGAATCCGAAGGGAAACCCAGCGGCCAGGCCAAACGCCATTGGGAAATGGCCACCAAGCTCGCCGACGCCGAGCAGACGCCTGCCAAGGCCACCACCAAGCGCGTGAGCAAGCCCAAGGCTGCCACTACCGAGCCCAAGCCTGCCGCGCCGATCAAGCCGCGCGCCAGCAAGACCGCGCCGGCCGCAGCTGAGAAACCAGCCGTACTGAAACCGGCCAAGGCGCCGGCCAAAGCCAAGCCGACCACGGCAAAGCCCACCCCCAAGAAACCCAAGGCCTGA
- the pcaQ gene encoding pca operon transcription factor PcaQ codes for MNLDTRIKFRHLTCFLEIARQRSFAKAADALSISQPAVSKTLKELEEILAAVLFERGKGGVSLTAAGLAFMRYAGPCVQALRDGVASLRGGEHDAGHVRVGVLSTVESLLIPEVVRRLHERHAALVVSVATGPSAYLLSQLRVGELDLVVGRMTDSPEIQGLTFEHLYSESMSLVVRPGHPLLALGDEGLVQLGGYPLVLPLAGTTIRRYADSLFVQCGVPQPRQRLETLSPALSRRYVQCSDAVWVAPLDAVRLDLQSGELAELSLGIREPGGSVGICSNATLPLSLAAQWCCETLRELASEYRGHRS; via the coding sequence ATGAACCTCGATACCCGTATCAAATTCCGCCACCTGACCTGCTTCCTTGAAATAGCCCGCCAGCGTAGTTTCGCCAAGGCCGCCGATGCTCTGTCGATCAGCCAGCCAGCTGTATCCAAGACGCTCAAGGAGCTGGAGGAGATTCTCGCTGCCGTGCTGTTCGAACGCGGCAAGGGCGGCGTCAGCCTGACGGCTGCCGGTCTGGCGTTCATGCGCTATGCCGGGCCTTGCGTACAGGCGCTGCGCGATGGTGTGGCGAGTCTGCGTGGCGGTGAGCACGACGCCGGCCATGTGCGCGTTGGCGTGCTGTCGACCGTCGAGAGCCTGCTGATCCCGGAGGTAGTGCGCCGCCTGCACGAGCGCCATGCCGCGCTGGTGGTCAGTGTCGCCACCGGGCCGAGTGCTTATCTGCTGTCACAACTGCGAGTCGGCGAGCTCGATCTGGTGGTCGGGCGTATGACCGACAGCCCGGAGATCCAGGGCCTGACCTTCGAGCACCTGTACAGCGAGTCGATGAGCCTGGTGGTGCGTCCGGGGCACCCTTTGCTGGCTCTGGGCGACGAGGGCCTGGTGCAACTGGGGGGGTATCCGCTGGTGCTGCCGTTGGCCGGTACCACCATCCGCCGCTATGCCGACAGCCTGTTCGTGCAATGCGGGGTGCCGCAGCCTCGGCAACGCCTGGAAACCCTGTCGCCGGCTCTCAGTCGGCGTTACGTGCAATGCAGCGATGCGGTCTGGGTCGCGCCGCTGGACGCCGTGCGCCTGGATCTGCAAAGCGGCGAACTGGCGGAGCTGTCCTTAGGGATTCGCGAGCCCGGTGGCTCGGTTGGCATCTGCAGCAACGCGACACTGCCGCTGTCACTGGCTGCCCAATGGTGTTGCGAGACCTTGCGTGAGCTGGCATCGGAGTATCGCGGGCACCGTTCTTAG
- a CDS encoding DUF1838 family protein — protein MPTPLHPPLEGARQLDVTQPADALIAMRKIHGSTLDGKPIIYHWSGRVWSRVEGEADRLLFRVEGMNIRQCGTLQDPESGTGFRQVSRELMLYLDPLTGEPLHTWHNPWTGADVAVMHVANDPVNLPPYFERDAQGRPFVAPLRMQGERVFLSIEIPLFYDNPLAGDHQNLVGNHYHAMEIFDFTADRQQLLRTDTDSAGASVAWVRIAPWLPFMCMGSRPGLMVFNATGQQVPGISELPPVLQAAIANEYPHYAAPPPLDDCRPNVTSWTAARDRLDRP, from the coding sequence ATGCCTACGCCACTGCACCCACCGCTGGAGGGCGCTCGCCAGCTCGATGTGACCCAGCCTGCCGACGCGCTGATCGCCATGCGCAAGATCCACGGCTCGACCCTCGACGGCAAACCGATCATCTATCACTGGTCGGGCCGTGTCTGGTCGCGGGTCGAAGGAGAAGCGGATCGGTTGTTGTTCCGGGTTGAAGGCATGAACATCCGCCAATGCGGCACCCTGCAGGATCCCGAGAGCGGTACCGGCTTTCGCCAGGTATCCCGGGAGTTGATGCTCTACCTCGACCCGCTGACTGGCGAGCCGCTGCATACCTGGCACAACCCCTGGACGGGAGCCGATGTGGCGGTCATGCACGTGGCCAACGACCCGGTGAACCTGCCACCCTACTTCGAACGCGATGCTCAAGGCCGCCCCTTCGTCGCACCTCTGCGCATGCAGGGTGAGCGGGTGTTCCTGAGCATTGAGATTCCACTGTTCTATGACAATCCACTGGCTGGGGATCATCAGAACCTGGTGGGCAACCATTACCACGCCATGGAAATCTTCGATTTCACGGCTGACCGCCAGCAGTTGCTGCGCACTGATACCGATAGCGCCGGCGCCAGTGTCGCCTGGGTGCGCATCGCGCCATGGTTGCCCTTCATGTGCATGGGCAGCCGACCAGGCCTGATGGTGTTCAACGCGACGGGCCAGCAGGTGCCTGGCATCAGTGAACTGCCGCCAGTGCTGCAGGCGGCTATCGCGAACGAATATCCGCACTACGCAGCGCCACCACCTCTGGATGACTGCCGCCCCAACGTCACCAGTTGGACGGCTGCCCGCGACCGGCTCGACAGGCCCTAA